In Candidatus Binatia bacterium, one DNA window encodes the following:
- a CDS encoding pectin acetylesterase-family hydrolase produces MSAARTVLLALAASVFLSTSADAALTAGQRCENAVSDALRACVSQVSRLQQQCYRKTGSACAASDARLAKQLDRVASQILKRCPDQATVQAGGYGPVLTPNGLVQRIQNACTQAVASLAARSYGGPHAAVRAEVFPSEQKCLDFAWREGASLLVHDLKQQSSCVRNARAGKSCNTGVVASRLATKASKTAAKLARKCVTPLAQLVGLEPTDFTARAAEQARCLVASAHGDTAPLSLDCGPRASVPVPARGVATKVVLPSNVWGTRCGNGSDYAFDLRLAPVGAPVERIVVHLQGGGVCLGAADCPGVNPGLFEALGDSLPNGGIMSSTAATNPFRDWTKVSLPYCTQDLHIGGGTTNVFPDITVHRYGALNVRAALRYLRDLIWAEMQATDPEGYRADRPIVVFAGTSAGGFGVAYNYHWVLDDLGWVNTTVVPDAALSMDNGFAGVIALGSLVTQPASPGWNVRPFLPPYCNGPECMEIFGVLELASAPRLLGTPYQRFLQISNQVDNTQRSTTLFPSMVAFINTAREHYCALRGTPGLHAFLRGTSSSVHGEITTSTWNSTVVGGTLLRDWVGGAMADPASVVDKVEEGTLITDFPGVQPFPCDIGS; encoded by the coding sequence ATGTCCGCTGCCCGAACCGTCCTGCTCGCCCTTGCTGCGTCCGTCTTCCTCTCGACGTCCGCGGATGCGGCCCTCACCGCCGGGCAGCGGTGCGAGAACGCGGTGAGCGACGCGCTGCGCGCGTGCGTCAGCCAGGTGAGCCGCCTGCAGCAGCAGTGCTACCGCAAGACCGGCTCGGCCTGCGCCGCGTCCGACGCGAGGCTCGCCAAGCAGCTCGACCGGGTCGCGAGCCAGATCCTCAAGCGCTGCCCCGATCAGGCGACCGTGCAGGCGGGCGGCTACGGTCCGGTGCTGACGCCGAACGGCCTCGTGCAGCGCATCCAGAACGCGTGCACGCAGGCGGTCGCGAGCCTCGCCGCGCGCAGCTACGGCGGACCGCACGCGGCGGTACGTGCGGAAGTCTTCCCCAGCGAGCAGAAGTGCCTCGATTTCGCCTGGCGCGAGGGCGCGTCGCTGCTCGTGCACGACCTGAAGCAGCAGAGCTCCTGCGTGCGGAACGCGCGGGCCGGCAAGTCGTGCAACACCGGCGTGGTCGCGAGCAGGCTCGCGACGAAGGCGAGCAAGACGGCGGCGAAGCTCGCGCGCAAGTGCGTCACCCCGCTCGCGCAGCTCGTCGGGCTCGAGCCGACCGACTTCACGGCGCGCGCCGCGGAGCAGGCGCGCTGCCTGGTCGCGAGCGCGCACGGCGACACCGCGCCGCTCAGCCTCGACTGCGGTCCGCGCGCGAGCGTTCCCGTGCCGGCGCGCGGCGTCGCGACCAAGGTCGTGCTGCCCTCGAACGTCTGGGGCACGCGCTGCGGCAACGGCAGCGACTACGCATTCGACCTGCGCCTCGCGCCCGTGGGCGCGCCGGTCGAGCGGATCGTCGTGCACCTGCAGGGCGGCGGCGTGTGCCTCGGCGCCGCGGATTGCCCGGGCGTCAACCCGGGCCTCTTCGAGGCGCTCGGCGACTCGCTGCCGAACGGCGGCATCATGTCGAGCACCGCGGCGACCAATCCGTTCCGCGACTGGACGAAGGTCAGCCTGCCGTACTGCACGCAGGACCTGCACATCGGCGGCGGCACGACGAACGTCTTCCCGGACATCACCGTGCACCGCTACGGCGCGCTGAACGTGCGCGCGGCGCTGCGCTACTTGCGCGACCTGATCTGGGCGGAGATGCAGGCGACGGATCCCGAGGGCTACCGCGCCGACCGCCCGATCGTGGTGTTCGCAGGCACCTCCGCCGGCGGCTTCGGCGTCGCGTACAACTACCACTGGGTGCTCGACGACCTCGGCTGGGTGAACACGACGGTCGTGCCCGACGCGGCGCTGTCGATGGACAACGGCTTCGCAGGCGTGATCGCGCTCGGCTCGCTCGTCACCCAGCCGGCGTCGCCCGGCTGGAACGTGCGGCCCTTCCTGCCGCCCTACTGCAACGGGCCGGAGTGCATGGAGATCTTCGGCGTCCTCGAGCTCGCGTCGGCGCCGCGGCTCCTCGGCACGCCGTACCAGCGCTTCCTGCAGATCTCGAATCAGGTCGACAACACGCAGCGCAGCACGACGCTGTTCCCGTCGATGGTCGCGTTCATCAACACCGCGCGCGAGCACTACTGCGCGCTGCGCGGTACGCCGGGGCTGCACGCCTTCCTGCGCGGCACGTCGAGCTCGGTGCACGGCGAGATCACGACCTCGACCTGGAACAGCACCGTCGTCGGCGGGACCCTGTTGCGCGACTGGGTGGGCGGCGCAATGGCCGATCCCGCGAGCGTCGTCGACAAGGTCGAGGAGGGAACGCTGATCACCGACTTCCCGGGCGTGCAGCCGTTCCCCTGCGACATCGGCTCCTAG
- a CDS encoding carboxymuconolactone decarboxylase family protein, producing MSARPDEPRIAPGGRAELGLRTWLLVQVLGRVAGTRPPNLFLTLGRHRRLFRGWLSFASRLMPFGRLPRRDTELVILRVAHLRGCAYEFEHHVRLGARAGLRDADVERVKAGPDADGWSPRERLLLRATDELHATQDLSGALWTELSRELDERERIELVMLVGHYEMLATTIHTLRIQPDEAH from the coding sequence ATGAGCGCGCGCCCGGACGAGCCCCGGATCGCGCCCGGCGGACGCGCCGAGCTCGGCCTGAGGACCTGGCTCCTCGTGCAGGTGCTCGGCCGGGTCGCCGGCACCAGGCCGCCGAACCTGTTCTTGACGCTCGGCCGGCACCGTCGGCTGTTCCGCGGCTGGCTGTCGTTCGCCTCGCGCCTGATGCCGTTCGGCAGGCTGCCGCGGCGCGACACCGAGCTGGTGATCCTGCGGGTCGCGCACCTGCGGGGCTGCGCCTACGAGTTCGAGCACCACGTTCGCCTCGGCGCCCGCGCCGGACTTCGCGACGCCGACGTCGAGCGCGTCAAGGCAGGCCCCGACGCCGACGGCTGGTCGCCGCGCGAGCGGCTCCTGCTGCGCGCGACCGACGAGCTGCACGCGACGCAGGATCTCTCCGGCGCGCTGTGGACGGAGCTTTCGCGCGAGCTCGACGAGCGGGAGCGCATCGAGCTCGTGATGCTGGTCGGGCACTACGAGATGCTCGCGACGACGATCCACACGCTGCGCATCCAGCCGGACGAGGCGCACTAG